The Fundidesulfovibrio putealis DSM 16056 genome includes a window with the following:
- the pilP gene encoding type IV pilus biogenesis protein PilP — MLFQNDRRRIVWVVGGGLAVLSLLFMGHMALSKWLAPPTPPVPFASKAPKASRPPAAQATQAKGAAESQESGAKSEGQPSAPPTLGAAVPGVPVAGNLAIITTLRAQLEELRIQAAIAQEREKMLPKPVAVSAAQPKTLNLPEIPTPRLEHKPRRTSPVVVSVQGVDGQSTATVRLQSGELVSVRPGERFNGGVVNSVSRNGVTIRRGGASTTLAFE, encoded by the coding sequence ATGCTGTTCCAAAATGACAGAAGGCGAATCGTCTGGGTCGTCGGCGGCGGGCTCGCCGTGCTGTCCCTCCTCTTCATGGGCCACATGGCTCTGAGCAAGTGGCTTGCGCCTCCAACGCCTCCGGTGCCGTTCGCCTCCAAGGCTCCCAAGGCATCCAGGCCGCCCGCAGCACAGGCCACCCAGGCGAAGGGCGCGGCGGAAAGCCAGGAGTCCGGGGCCAAGTCCGAGGGCCAGCCCTCAGCCCCTCCGACCCTGGGTGCTGCCGTTCCCGGTGTCCCCGTGGCCGGGAACCTGGCCATCATCACGACGCTTCGCGCCCAGCTCGAAGAGCTGCGCATCCAGGCGGCCATTGCGCAGGAACGCGAGAAGATGCTTCCCAAGCCTGTTGCCGTGTCAGCCGCGCAGCCCAAGACCCTCAACCTGCCTGAAATCCCCACGCCGCGACTCGAACACAAGCCCAGGCGGACATCGCCCGTGGTGGTGTCCGTCCAGGGCGTGGATGGCCAATCCACGGCAACGGTCAGGCTGCAATCGGGGGAGCTGGTTTCGGTCCGGCCCGGGGAACGTTTCAATGGCGGGGTGGTCAACTCCGTCAGCAGGAACGGCGTGACCATCCGGCGCGGCGGTGCGTCCACCACCCTGGCCTTCGAGTAG
- a CDS encoding ATPase, T2SS/T4P/T4SS family encodes MELSTSSFIEGVPEAMRGRVALVDGKLHMSAELKGNLEMVTFVGMMRRRGIMSYKFHPPMVFDTKYANFASIAGQGENEVQQFAIDLLAKAYLTKATDIHIVDFGPYSMILFRILGILSDYTQVEGEFGRQLIACLYQKLSQSADACFSPSERQDGRIAKRDYLPVQVHSVRVHSEPVECAMAVNGVGTSMALRLLYDSTSATGSLHERMSRLGFTPEQCETALYLTRRTGLTIISGPTGHGKSTLLKHIMEAQVERNPGKAYFSIEDPPEYPLKGVRQVLISSNNKGRRADAYRDAIAGAMRSDPDVLMIGEIRYTEAAIAAIDAALTGHAVWATIHANNAFGIIPRMVSTLATHYRNPLEQLCDHNVLAGLEYQRLLPVLCPECKVRLLDLEPEERRQYVPEDVQDRLRRVLDDREGVFVRGGGCEACSHRGLVGQTVAAEIIATDQEMLGYLRNGKTPRAHEYWVKEKGGRSYVEHAVDLIQSGLVDPYIAEERLGVPLNFTQVFIQGGRS; translated from the coding sequence ATGGAACTTTCCACCTCCAGCTTCATCGAAGGGGTTCCCGAGGCAATGCGCGGCCGTGTCGCGTTGGTCGACGGCAAGCTGCACATGAGCGCCGAACTGAAGGGAAACCTGGAAATGGTCACGTTCGTGGGCATGATGCGCCGTCGCGGCATCATGTCCTACAAGTTCCATCCTCCTATGGTATTCGACACGAAGTATGCGAACTTCGCTTCCATCGCGGGACAGGGCGAGAACGAAGTACAGCAGTTCGCCATTGACCTCCTTGCCAAGGCCTACCTGACGAAGGCCACGGACATTCATATTGTGGACTTCGGTCCCTACTCGATGATCCTGTTCCGGATTCTGGGCATCCTCTCAGACTACACGCAGGTCGAAGGAGAGTTCGGCCGCCAACTCATCGCCTGCCTGTATCAGAAGCTGAGCCAGTCCGCCGATGCCTGCTTCAGCCCTTCCGAGCGCCAGGACGGCAGGATCGCCAAGCGGGACTACCTGCCGGTGCAGGTGCATTCGGTGCGCGTGCACAGCGAGCCCGTGGAATGCGCGATGGCGGTGAATGGCGTCGGCACGTCCATGGCGCTGCGGCTGCTCTACGACTCCACGTCGGCCACTGGCAGCCTCCATGAGCGGATGTCGCGGCTGGGCTTCACGCCGGAGCAGTGCGAGACCGCGCTCTATCTGACCAGGCGCACCGGGTTGACCATCATCTCCGGCCCCACCGGCCACGGGAAATCCACCCTGCTCAAGCACATCATGGAAGCCCAGGTAGAGCGCAACCCGGGCAAAGCGTACTTCTCGATCGAGGACCCGCCCGAGTACCCGCTCAAGGGCGTCCGGCAGGTGCTGATCTCCAGCAACAACAAGGGGCGGCGGGCGGATGCCTACCGCGACGCCATCGCGGGGGCCATGCGCTCCGATCCCGACGTGCTGATGATCGGCGAAATCCGCTACACCGAAGCGGCCATAGCCGCCATCGACGCGGCGCTGACCGGCCATGCCGTGTGGGCCACGATCCACGCCAACAACGCCTTCGGCATCATCCCGCGCATGGTCAGCACGCTGGCCACGCACTACCGCAATCCGCTGGAACAGCTCTGCGATCACAACGTGCTGGCCGGGCTGGAGTACCAGCGCCTGCTGCCGGTGCTCTGTCCCGAGTGCAAGGTCCGGCTGCTCGATCTTGAACCCGAAGAGCGGCGTCAGTACGTCCCAGAGGATGTCCAGGATCGGCTTCGCCGCGTGCTCGACGACCGCGAGGGCGTCTTCGTGCGGGGCGGCGGCTGCGAAGCCTGCTCCCATCGCGGGCTCGTGGGTCAGACCGTTGCGGCAGAGATCATCGCCACGGACCAAGAGATGCTCGGGTATTTGCGGAACGGGAAAACCCCGCGCGCGCACGAGTATTGGGTCAAGGAGAAAGGCGGACGTAGCTACGTCGAGCATGCGGTGGACCTGATCCAGTCCGGCCTGGTGGACCCGTACATCGCCGAAGAACGGCTGGGCGTCCCCCTGAACTTCACGCAGGTCTTCATCCAGGGAGGCCGGTCATGA
- a CDS encoding type II secretion system F family protein: MSPLTGLLCRLSFNSAVRMRTWKKLAAQTRHGLNLDQSLRQMQHRAMLKRSFTATVYSRVLEYLGLGHNLGASLTGFASPEEVMLISSGQRSGNLPEGLELAASLLAARRSILRAVTSALAYPAFLLVMCVVVLLIVSIMVMPKFAMLSDPTAWQGVAALLYGATSFVTSPLGVATLLVLLGSLAAALFTLPLWTGRLRLSVEKLPPWSIYRLTVGCVWLFTVATLMRSGMQLTHILENMLNADHVTAYLRERIMAIALETGTGKNFGEALHDCGMEFPDSEMVDDLRVYASLPGFHKKMHELAAEWMEDGVELVKQQARVLNVLAIVVLTGLVSLIAAAIGSLQSQLLPSGGSF, translated from the coding sequence ATGAGCCCCCTGACCGGCCTGCTGTGCCGGTTGAGCTTCAATTCCGCCGTGCGCATGCGCACGTGGAAAAAGTTGGCGGCTCAGACCCGCCATGGGCTCAACCTGGATCAGAGTCTCAGGCAGATGCAGCACCGGGCCATGCTCAAACGCTCGTTCACGGCCACGGTCTATTCCCGCGTTCTCGAATACCTGGGCCTGGGGCACAACCTGGGCGCAAGCCTGACGGGGTTCGCCTCACCGGAAGAGGTCATGCTCATCAGCTCCGGCCAGCGCTCGGGGAATTTGCCGGAAGGCCTGGAGCTGGCGGCGAGCCTCCTGGCCGCCCGGCGCTCCATCCTCCGGGCCGTGACCTCCGCCCTGGCGTACCCGGCTTTCCTCCTGGTCATGTGCGTGGTGGTGCTCCTCATCGTCTCCATCATGGTCATGCCGAAGTTTGCCATGCTCTCGGACCCGACCGCCTGGCAGGGAGTGGCGGCGCTTCTCTACGGGGCGACCTCATTCGTGACGTCCCCCCTGGGGGTGGCCACCCTGCTGGTCCTGCTCGGCTCCCTTGCGGCCGCGCTGTTCACCCTGCCTCTGTGGACCGGCAGGCTCCGGTTGTCCGTCGAAAAGCTCCCGCCCTGGTCCATCTACAGGCTCACCGTGGGCTGCGTATGGCTGTTCACGGTGGCCACGCTCATGCGCTCGGGCATGCAGCTCACGCACATTTTGGAGAACATGCTCAACGCGGATCATGTGACGGCCTACCTCCGTGAACGGATCATGGCCATCGCACTGGAGACGGGCACAGGCAAGAACTTCGGCGAGGCCCTGCACGATTGCGGCATGGAATTCCCGGACTCCGAGATGGTGGACGATCTGCGCGTCTACGCCTCGCTCCCTGGCTTCCACAAGAAAATGCACGAGTTAGCCGCCGAATGGATGGAGGATGGCGTGGAACTCGTGAAGCAGCAGGCGCGGGTTCTCAACGTCCTGGCCATCGTCGTCCTGACCGGCCTTGTGAGTCTCATCGCGGCGGCCATCGGTTCACTCCAATCCCAACTTCTTCCTTCCGGAGGCTCTTTCTAA
- a CDS encoding type 4 pilus major pilin → MTLLETLGAILVGLIILAGAALGLNAAFSNSKLGETEQNLITMRMQIQQMFSGSSDYTGLDNELALQAGLVPKPFIKGSSIRNSFGGDITLAPVTGSSAFSITLTSIPQDECTKLAKFQTDAWLSVNVNGTDTTGGSVADIVTACSSSSNTITFTAR, encoded by the coding sequence ATGACCCTTCTCGAAACCCTCGGTGCGATCCTCGTGGGCCTCATCATCCTGGCCGGTGCGGCTCTTGGCCTGAATGCGGCGTTCTCGAACTCGAAGCTGGGCGAGACCGAACAGAACCTCATCACCATGCGGATGCAGATTCAGCAGATGTTCTCGGGCAGCTCGGACTACACCGGCCTGGACAACGAACTGGCGCTCCAGGCCGGGCTGGTACCCAAGCCGTTCATCAAGGGCTCGTCCATACGGAACTCCTTCGGCGGTGACATCACGCTGGCTCCAGTGACGGGTTCCAGCGCGTTCTCCATCACGCTGACCTCCATCCCGCAGGACGAATGCACCAAGCTGGCCAAGTTCCAGACCGACGCCTGGCTCTCGGTGAACGTCAACGGCACGGATACGACGGGCGGATCTGTGGCCGACATCGTGACCGCCTGTTCCTCGTCCAGCAACACCATCACCTTTACCGCGAGGTAG